A single Methylomonas sp. AM2-LC DNA region contains:
- a CDS encoding hybrid sensor histidine kinase/response regulator codes for MKPRITEYKVSPTALVAERIKILYAHAPQVLFGGMLAAVILALILYSQAETWHLSVWLICLMIVNSVRYALMRRYQCLVDQHSRPLFWGWLFALGCCFSGLLWGAGFYLFFQPEAQVLILLTLVLAGMIAGSVASLSAFKPAYYGYVLLAALPFIARLALEGQALYWQVAGLTVLFTLINLLYAENAQNVLISAIKLRFEKETLADELHLQIQATDIAKQAAEQANLEKSWLLAATSHDLRQPVHAQGLYLDILHMDLVGRPEQELVLRAIEAGAAINDMLDALTEMARIDAGSISPQISRFSLDALLERLHREFLPQANLKGLTLRLACRPCWCGSDPILLERLLRNLIANAIRYTEAGGVLITLRGRQSNWIVQIWDTGIGIPDNQINQIFVAFKQLVNPERDRKKGLGLGLAIVQRIADLLDHELTVKSRFEYGSVFEISVPKLEPPENGTFAQTLAGPDLLPQLKILVVDDDAMVLHAIRTVLLRFGCHCVAAANAETALAAADDHHDLDIILTDFRLQGSLNGAELVSHLHDKLGRLVPAAIVTGDISREQIATALASGLPVLHKPLDAAQLRALLSALPHQARL; via the coding sequence ATGAAGCCTAGAATTACTGAATATAAAGTAAGCCCTACAGCACTCGTAGCGGAGCGCATCAAAATACTTTACGCACACGCCCCCCAGGTATTGTTCGGCGGCATGCTGGCAGCAGTGATTTTAGCCTTGATCCTTTATTCACAGGCAGAGACGTGGCACTTGTCTGTGTGGTTGATTTGCTTGATGATAGTTAATAGTGTGCGCTACGCACTGATGCGACGCTATCAATGCTTAGTCGACCAACATTCCCGGCCTTTGTTCTGGGGTTGGTTGTTTGCATTAGGCTGCTGTTTCTCCGGTTTGTTATGGGGAGCGGGCTTTTATCTGTTTTTCCAACCAGAAGCACAAGTCCTGATTTTGCTAACGCTGGTATTGGCTGGCATGATCGCTGGATCAGTGGCTTCCTTATCCGCATTTAAACCGGCTTACTACGGTTACGTACTGCTTGCGGCTTTGCCTTTTATCGCTCGCTTAGCTCTGGAAGGGCAGGCATTGTATTGGCAAGTCGCTGGGTTAACCGTATTATTCACATTGATCAATCTACTTTATGCCGAAAACGCACAAAACGTATTGATTAGCGCAATCAAACTTCGGTTTGAAAAAGAAACACTGGCCGACGAACTGCATTTGCAAATTCAGGCTACTGACATTGCCAAGCAGGCCGCCGAACAAGCCAATCTGGAAAAATCCTGGCTATTAGCTGCCACCAGTCACGATTTGCGACAACCCGTGCATGCACAAGGCTTATATCTGGATATTTTACACATGGATTTGGTTGGGCGTCCTGAACAGGAATTAGTATTAAGGGCCATAGAAGCCGGTGCCGCGATCAACGATATGCTGGATGCCTTAACGGAAATGGCTCGTATCGATGCGGGTAGCATATCACCACAGATTAGCCGTTTTTCTTTGGATGCCCTATTAGAGCGCCTACATCGTGAATTTTTACCGCAGGCTAATTTAAAAGGGCTTACGCTACGTCTGGCCTGCCGTCCCTGTTGGTGTGGCAGCGATCCCATTTTATTGGAACGACTCTTGCGCAATCTTATCGCCAACGCGATTCGCTATACGGAAGCAGGCGGCGTGCTAATAACGTTGCGCGGACGGCAAAGCAACTGGATTGTACAGATTTGGGATACCGGCATCGGCATACCGGACAACCAAATAAACCAGATTTTTGTGGCCTTTAAACAACTGGTCAATCCGGAACGTGACCGGAAAAAGGGCTTAGGTCTAGGTTTGGCCATCGTACAGCGTATTGCTGATTTGCTTGATCACGAACTTACAGTCAAGTCGCGATTCGAATATGGCAGTGTGTTTGAAATTTCAGTGCCGAAGCTTGAGCCACCTGAAAACGGAACGTTTGCTCAAACCCTGGCCGGGCCAGACCTGCTGCCGCAATTGAAAATTCTGGTCGTGGATGATGATGCTATGGTGCTGCATGCCATCCGCACCGTTTTGCTGCGTTTTGGCTGTCACTGCGTGGCGGCAGCGAACGCGGAAACGGCTTTAGCAGCTGCTGATGACCACCACGACCTGGACATTATCCTGACCGACTTCCGTTTGCAGGGTAGTTTGAACGGTGCTGAACTGGTCTCCCATCTGCATGACAAACTTGGGCGACTGGTGCCTGCTGCCATTGTCACCGGCGATATTAGCCGCGAGCAAATTGCTACGGCGCTGGCTTCCGGTTTGCCGGTACTGCATAAACCGCTGGACGCTGCGCAATTACGCGCCTTGTTGTCCGCTTTGCCGCACCAAGCTAGGCTATGA
- a CDS encoding methyl-accepting chemotaxis protein, translating into MFSIFTRKSELEQAQQALVIAEDNLQKKNQQISSLQQDLQESNQAKQLAETQLQHLLGTISHLQNFGESLLNTQGSLFCLANRLHDEKGRAVEAQGISITSSQAIERISKNLADLADTTTETADQASTLDQSSREIIGVVKLINDIATQTNLLALNASIESARAGEHGRGFAVVADEVRTLAQRTAEATNKIANLAASIRDNSGNTCQQMQNLSSRALQFSEEGQRATGTMHELLHFSATMEKVIAASSLRSFCELAKIDHLIFKFEVYKVLFHLSQKTSADFAEHTQCRLGKWYYKGEGHDCFSKLPGYHDIEHPHIIVHQSAIKALQAYSADDVNTMLQETGKMEQASLQVLANLELMAASAENNADLLCHTA; encoded by the coding sequence ATGTTCTCAATTTTCACTCGTAAAAGCGAACTGGAGCAAGCACAGCAAGCATTAGTGATTGCTGAGGATAACTTACAGAAAAAGAATCAGCAAATCAGTTCTCTACAACAGGATTTACAAGAATCGAATCAAGCCAAACAGCTTGCGGAAACGCAATTACAACATTTATTAGGCACTATTAGTCATTTACAAAATTTTGGAGAATCGCTACTCAATACCCAAGGCAGTCTGTTCTGTTTGGCTAATCGCCTGCATGATGAAAAAGGCCGAGCAGTTGAAGCACAAGGTATATCGATCACTAGTAGTCAAGCGATTGAGCGTATATCAAAAAACTTAGCAGATTTGGCCGACACGACGACTGAAACTGCAGATCAAGCCAGTACGCTGGATCAAAGTTCTAGGGAAATTATTGGCGTCGTAAAATTGATTAACGATATTGCAACCCAAACTAATTTACTGGCACTAAACGCTTCAATTGAATCTGCACGTGCAGGCGAACATGGCAGGGGCTTTGCGGTTGTGGCCGATGAAGTGAGAACATTAGCACAACGCACAGCAGAAGCTACCAATAAAATTGCTAATCTGGCTGCATCAATACGTGATAACAGTGGCAATACCTGCCAACAAATGCAAAACTTATCCTCACGCGCCTTGCAATTTAGTGAAGAGGGTCAACGGGCTACGGGTACCATGCACGAGTTGTTACATTTTTCTGCAACCATGGAAAAAGTGATTGCCGCTTCGTCGTTAAGAAGTTTCTGCGAACTGGCAAAAATTGATCATCTGATTTTTAAATTTGAAGTATATAAAGTACTGTTTCATTTGTCGCAAAAAACATCAGCTGATTTTGCAGAACATACTCAGTGCCGACTTGGCAAATGGTATTACAAAGGTGAAGGTCATGACTGCTTTTCAAAATTACCTGGATATCATGACATTGAACATCCGCATATTATTGTGCACCAATCCGCTATCAAAGCCTTACAAGCTTACAGCGCTGACGATGTAAACACCATGCTGCAGGAAACGGGAAAGATGGAACAGGCCAGTTTGCAAGTGCTGGCTAATCTGGAACTTATGGCAGCCAGTGCAGAAAATAACGCTGATTTGTTGTGTCATACTGCTTAA
- a CDS encoding cohesin domain-containing protein, whose product MNIKYLALSIFLSGSMNIAYATPILSIDPTTQSVAQGSQVSFNIDISGLGSGLTLGTYDLSLSFNSTLLAYSSIQFGTGLNLFGLGDIQSVTPGAGNVEVFELSLDSAGALNVFQQHQFTLATLTFDTLGKGTSPVSLSLKALGDAYGNSLTVAIQNSSISVVPELPTFELLIPGLIGIYFVGQRKRYYQ is encoded by the coding sequence ATGAACATTAAATATTTAGCATTAAGCATATTCCTCAGTGGCAGTATGAATATCGCCTATGCCACCCCAATATTGTCGATAGATCCAACAACACAAAGCGTAGCTCAAGGCAGCCAGGTTAGCTTCAATATTGACATTTCTGGTTTAGGTAGTGGCCTGACATTGGGAACATATGATTTAAGCCTGAGTTTCAATTCTACCTTGTTGGCTTATTCCAGTATCCAATTTGGCACAGGATTAAATCTGTTCGGTTTGGGCGATATCCAATCCGTTACTCCAGGTGCGGGAAATGTCGAGGTGTTTGAACTATCTCTGGATTCGGCAGGTGCGCTAAACGTCTTTCAACAACATCAGTTTACACTGGCAACGCTAACATTCGACACATTAGGCAAAGGCACCAGTCCTGTCTCATTGTCGCTAAAGGCACTGGGAGATGCTTATGGTAATTCACTTACCGTGGCTATCCAAAACAGTTCTATATCTGTGGTGCCGGAGCTACCTACTTTTGAATTGTTAATCCCCGGTTTGATCGGTATTTATTTTGTTGGACAAAGAAAACGTTATTATCAATAG
- a CDS encoding dockerin type I domain-containing protein, which translates to MKIKVFSLLGYLALCAGMPITETAADPYASSPYTTLICGGENMAACVSTSDFAINMYSDPLLLPKCDKGLTVSGNLCVRNSTGHANLFANPNSWLGFAMQEQMYGIGAHQQANWGNYLGSHNSYSTYADNAKSSLSADQVLSMTDQLQEGMRIIRMDPRFYSGQIRLCHNTAYGILDESNNFINCATDGKNFPSAYFTIPDQILKDLLSIFGKTYTVSDLISDTGLAGPSSEGRLYALGMHEVAEWLKKNPGEFIIIRLLGTSELDKAHYYWIDDAINIELGNLAYQPPADGSTLDHWPSLRELRGAGKQVIVFSDTGTNTTWDWSKYVIDDGYTDTSGYRYPTCQNQGGFPIAARNPNQWSYVGEDRSGSNFFASGPKGALGEGAIADATKCGYSMINLDFLLAGSRASQASIQYDICAGIDVTSDCYKTYTIWNYSFPDPDVRRVSFIWSWGINEFGNDGPAAMALKYTFIGNPLATFKAYEQGHWLSDAASNQHAFACAGPKTSTGIFPDPDHPADYTWAVTQTRAAWTQGESVCQKEFGAQFHFWAPAGGQENQNLFSIAFRDRLSANPFNPDSDPIWLNHIARLITAAPNSLSLAPQQNATINVLGGKGGKLETQVTGSHLKATVSGTQVEVESLLGSAPGSFNESIVIREVDPATGGFLQAPLIIPVTVNVPGVTLHVKAEIPGASISVAPHINVDGKDYALPADVQVLTNSNHEISLHPVMEISPDTRLKFNGWMDGGSQNKAVHVGVKDAVLIGKFTPEYLLTVKSVPATGGSATGTGWYDLNSTPNLKATPTSNYLFQQFQGDFVKSIHNPFTVPNINKPETIVADFLLIGDLNADGIVDTKDLAILQKVLNTNTSGPTDIRDLNHDGLLNALDMRILVTKCTHSQCAS; encoded by the coding sequence ATGAAAATAAAGGTATTTTCCCTATTAGGCTACCTTGCGCTATGCGCAGGTATGCCGATAACCGAAACGGCTGCCGATCCCTATGCTTCCAGCCCCTATACTACTCTTATCTGCGGTGGTGAGAACATGGCCGCCTGTGTAAGCACTTCAGATTTTGCGATCAACATGTACTCCGATCCATTACTGTTACCGAAATGCGATAAAGGTCTGACCGTTTCCGGCAACCTTTGCGTAAGAAACTCCACCGGTCATGCAAACCTGTTCGCCAATCCCAACAGTTGGCTCGGCTTTGCCATGCAGGAACAGATGTACGGTATCGGTGCACATCAGCAAGCTAACTGGGGTAATTATTTAGGGTCGCATAATTCCTATAGCACTTATGCCGACAATGCAAAATCCTCCTTGTCCGCCGACCAGGTGTTGAGCATGACCGACCAACTTCAAGAGGGTATGCGCATTATCCGCATGGATCCAAGATTCTATAGCGGGCAGATTCGACTCTGTCACAATACCGCATACGGCATTCTGGACGAATCAAACAACTTCATCAACTGTGCCACCGACGGCAAAAATTTTCCATCAGCCTATTTTACAATTCCAGATCAAATTTTGAAGGACCTCCTTTCAATATTTGGCAAAACATATACGGTATCTGATTTGATCAGTGACACTGGCTTGGCCGGACCTTCCAGCGAAGGCCGCTTGTATGCCTTGGGCATGCACGAAGTGGCTGAATGGCTGAAAAAGAATCCTGGTGAATTTATTATCATTCGTCTTTTGGGCACGAGTGAATTGGATAAAGCTCATTATTACTGGATAGACGATGCCATCAACATCGAACTTGGCAACCTGGCTTACCAGCCACCCGCAGATGGCTCAACCCTTGACCATTGGCCTAGCTTGCGCGAACTGCGCGGCGCAGGCAAACAGGTGATTGTATTTAGCGATACTGGCACCAATACCACTTGGGATTGGTCTAAATATGTCATTGATGATGGTTATACTGACACGTCCGGTTACCGCTACCCGACTTGCCAAAACCAGGGTGGTTTCCCCATTGCCGCACGCAATCCTAACCAATGGTCATATGTCGGCGAAGACCGTAGCGGCAGTAATTTCTTTGCCTCAGGACCGAAAGGCGCACTAGGCGAAGGAGCCATAGCGGATGCCACCAAATGCGGTTACTCCATGATCAATCTCGATTTTCTACTGGCGGGTTCAAGAGCCAGTCAGGCATCAATTCAATATGATATTTGCGCTGGCATAGATGTTACCAGTGACTGTTACAAAACTTACACTATATGGAATTACTCATTTCCCGATCCAGATGTCCGTCGAGTTAGTTTCATTTGGAGTTGGGGAATAAACGAATTTGGCAACGATGGACCGGCAGCCATGGCTTTGAAATATACCTTTATCGGCAATCCACTTGCAACGTTTAAAGCTTATGAACAAGGCCACTGGCTAAGCGATGCCGCAAGCAACCAACATGCTTTTGCCTGCGCTGGACCTAAGACTTCCACAGGAATATTCCCTGACCCCGATCATCCTGCCGACTACACCTGGGCCGTCACTCAAACCCGAGCTGCATGGACGCAAGGTGAAAGCGTTTGTCAGAAGGAGTTTGGTGCACAATTTCATTTTTGGGCGCCTGCTGGCGGACAAGAAAACCAAAATCTTTTCAGTATTGCCTTCCGCGACAGGCTATCCGCAAACCCATTTAATCCTGACAGCGACCCGATCTGGCTGAACCACATAGCCAGACTAATTACTGCAGCACCAAATAGCCTAAGTTTAGCGCCTCAGCAAAACGCAACTATCAACGTGCTGGGCGGCAAGGGTGGCAAACTGGAAACGCAAGTAACTGGCAGTCATTTGAAAGCAACCGTATCAGGTACGCAAGTCGAGGTTGAATCTTTGTTGGGGTCTGCACCGGGCAGTTTCAATGAAAGTATCGTGATTCGGGAAGTTGATCCAGCTACCGGCGGGTTTCTTCAAGCACCACTCATCATCCCTGTTACCGTTAATGTTCCCGGTGTAACCCTGCATGTAAAAGCGGAAATTCCTGGAGCAAGTATCAGCGTTGCTCCGCACATCAATGTGGACGGCAAGGATTACGCGCTTCCTGCTGATGTACAGGTATTGACTAACAGCAACCATGAGATCAGCCTCCACCCTGTGATGGAAATCTCACCGGACACCCGTTTAAAATTTAACGGTTGGATGGACGGGGGTTCGCAAAACAAAGCTGTACATGTCGGCGTTAAAGATGCAGTACTAATTGGCAAATTTACACCTGAATATCTGCTGACTGTGAAAAGCGTACCCGCAACAGGCGGTTCCGCTACCGGAACAGGCTGGTATGATCTCAATAGTACACCCAACCTTAAGGCAACACCTACAAGCAATTACCTGTTTCAGCAATTTCAAGGTGATTTCGTCAAATCGATCCACAATCCGTTTACAGTACCCAACATTAATAAGCCGGAGACTATCGTAGCGGATTTCTTGCTAATTGGTGACTTGAACGCTGATGGAATAGTCGATACTAAAGATCTGGCGATTCTACAAAAAGTGCTTAACACCAATACAAGCGGTCCTACTGATATTCGCGACCTAAATCACGATGGCCTCTTAAACGCTCTGGATATGCGTATTTTAGTCACAAAATGCACCCATTCCCAATGTGCATCCTAG
- a CDS encoding L,D-transpeptidase family protein produces the protein MAVFINGCQLLPFSQEPEPQQVVWTVKADEVVSHEFTLQPNQNLVGSLASVQARDNDTLSDIARHYGLGFNDIAYANAGMDPWTLHNTQSVILPLRFILPEAPHHGIVLNLATMRMFVYPKTTSNMLFTFPVGVGREGWNTPLGLTKIISKKVNPDWIVPESIKREHIKQGDPLPNVIHAGPDNPLGNYAMHTGFNSILIHGTNKPYGIGMQVSHGCVQLYPEDIESLFNKVEVGTPVRIVHQPYLVAWDNDMLYLEAHPPLEKWQKQQTHLQADLKVQLKKIAAEKHTKLDWLKVADVLKRADGIPTPVLVNGENLYELTAHAIPLQHPDQLANQPQVVELKDSDWSLLTDRFPSASEAQKLAAMLNHLEPQIPARMVASAGGYQVIAGPFKTSKETQQNAKRIKQFFELDVTARPPKKSVG, from the coding sequence ATGGCTGTTTTTATCAATGGCTGTCAGCTTTTGCCTTTTTCCCAGGAACCAGAGCCGCAACAGGTTGTGTGGACGGTAAAAGCCGATGAAGTGGTGAGTCATGAGTTTACTCTGCAACCAAACCAAAACCTTGTGGGTAGTTTAGCCAGCGTTCAAGCTAGGGACAACGATACTTTGTCGGATATTGCCCGTCATTATGGGCTTGGATTTAACGATATTGCCTATGCTAATGCCGGCATGGATCCGTGGACACTACACAATACGCAATCAGTAATATTGCCCTTACGTTTTATTTTGCCTGAAGCGCCACACCACGGTATCGTACTAAATTTAGCAACTATGCGCATGTTCGTTTATCCCAAAACCACATCCAATATGCTGTTTACCTTTCCCGTTGGAGTCGGTCGAGAGGGCTGGAATACGCCATTGGGACTCACCAAAATTATTAGCAAAAAAGTTAATCCGGATTGGATTGTGCCTGAGTCAATTAAGCGCGAACATATTAAACAGGGAGATCCATTACCTAACGTGATTCATGCAGGTCCCGATAATCCGCTGGGAAACTACGCCATGCATACCGGATTTAACAGTATTTTGATTCATGGTACCAATAAACCCTATGGTATTGGCATGCAGGTCAGTCATGGTTGCGTTCAGCTGTATCCAGAGGATATTGAATCGTTATTCAACAAAGTGGAGGTTGGCACCCCAGTGCGTATTGTCCATCAACCTTATCTGGTAGCTTGGGATAACGATATGCTGTATCTGGAAGCACATCCACCCTTAGAGAAATGGCAGAAACAGCAAACACATTTACAAGCCGATCTAAAAGTCCAGCTTAAAAAAATTGCTGCCGAAAAACATACGAAGCTAGATTGGCTTAAAGTGGCAGATGTGTTGAAACGTGCCGATGGCATACCTACACCTGTGTTGGTTAATGGAGAAAATTTATATGAACTAACCGCTCATGCCATACCCCTGCAACATCCTGATCAATTGGCAAATCAACCGCAGGTGGTTGAGCTGAAAGACAGCGATTGGTCGTTACTAACGGATCGGTTTCCTAGTGCCAGTGAGGCGCAAAAACTAGCCGCTATGCTAAATCATCTGGAGCCACAAATCCCAGCGCGGATGGTTGCAAGTGCGGGTGGTTATCAGGTAATTGCCGGACCCTTTAAAACCAGCAAAGAAACGCAACAAAATGCCAAACGTATCAAGCAGTTTTTTGAATTGGATGTGACCGCACGGCCGCCTAAAAAAAGTGTAGGTTAA